From a region of the Tateyamaria omphalii genome:
- a CDS encoding LpxI family protein produces the protein MLALVTGTGALPAVVAGAQSSPPLVCALEGYAPDGLQVDHWFRIETIGTLLHTLKQRGVTDVCLCGAIQRPGFNPLRLDARTMPLVPTIAKAVKAGEDAALRAVLGLFETRDMTVRGAHELVPDLLPPSGVLTQVRVPDDIDLQVQAAEEVSIEQGRVDEGQSCVIRSGQVIAREDARGTDAMLRGLLERPVKPMPPPGDDPFAAAMDFVGDMLDDAADWLSGPVAEARAQPGGGIFFKAPKPGQDRRIDLPTIGPDTARAAVAARLDGLVLEADGVMVLGRDEVVRVLDEAGLFLWVR, from the coding sequence ATGCTGGCGCTGGTCACGGGAACGGGCGCGCTGCCCGCGGTGGTGGCGGGCGCGCAATCGTCACCGCCCCTTGTATGCGCGCTCGAAGGATACGCACCCGATGGACTTCAGGTGGATCATTGGTTCCGGATCGAAACCATCGGCACGCTGCTCCATACGCTCAAGCAGCGCGGTGTGACGGATGTGTGCCTGTGCGGCGCGATCCAGCGCCCCGGCTTCAATCCTTTGCGCCTCGACGCCCGCACGATGCCTCTCGTGCCCACCATCGCCAAGGCGGTGAAGGCGGGCGAAGATGCGGCCTTGCGCGCGGTGCTCGGCCTGTTTGAGACGCGCGACATGACGGTGCGCGGCGCGCATGAACTGGTGCCGGACCTGCTGCCCCCGTCCGGCGTGCTGACGCAGGTGCGGGTGCCTGACGACATCGACCTGCAGGTCCAGGCCGCCGAAGAGGTGTCCATCGAGCAGGGCAGGGTGGACGAGGGCCAGTCCTGCGTGATCCGGTCCGGTCAGGTCATTGCGCGCGAGGATGCACGCGGCACCGACGCGATGCTGCGCGGGCTGCTGGAGCGCCCGGTGAAGCCGATGCCGCCGCCGGGCGATGATCCATTTGCCGCGGCCATGGATTTCGTGGGGGACATGCTGGATGACGCCGCCGACTGGCTTTCCGGCCCCGTGGCCGAGGCGCGGGCCCAGCCCGGTGGCGGGATCTTTTTCAAGGCGCCGAAACCTGGACAGGATCGCCGCATTGATCTGCCGACCATCGGCCCTGACACGGCGCGTGCGGCTGTTGCGGCACGTCTCGACGGCCTTGTCCTTGAGGCGGACGGCGTGATGGTTCTCGGCCGGGACGAGGTCGTGCGCGTGCTCGATGAGGCGGGGCTGTTTCTGTGGGTGCGCTGA
- the lpxB gene encoding lipid-A-disaccharide synthase, giving the protein MKVFVIAGEPSGDALGGALMAGLKQEAQEVTFDGIGGPLMQAQGLVSRFDMSELSVMGIAEVLPKYRHLKRRIAETVRAIIDQKPDVLITIDSPDFSLRVAKLVKAGSEIRTVHYVAPTVWAWRPGRAKKMAAMVDHVLALFPFEPPYMEAEGMACDFVGHPAATVPRASVAETAAFRARHGLRDADPLLLVLPGSRRGEIKRMAPTFGVALGWLARKRPNMKMVLPAAGAVAPLVREAVAKWPVSPLVLDPTGQDPDAAASEKRIAFGAADVALATSGTVSLELAAAGTPMVSAYDLHWLSRAIISRMVTTDTGSLINHVSETRVVPEVVGKDFTVDNVVAAMEGLLADPSAQRDAMELTMDLLGRGGADPGLRAARAVLMRMG; this is encoded by the coding sequence CTGAAGGTCTTTGTCATCGCGGGCGAGCCATCGGGCGATGCTCTGGGCGGTGCGCTGATGGCCGGACTGAAACAGGAGGCGCAAGAGGTCACTTTCGACGGCATCGGCGGCCCACTCATGCAGGCCCAAGGCCTTGTCAGCCGCTTCGACATGTCCGAACTCAGTGTCATGGGCATTGCCGAGGTGCTGCCGAAGTACCGCCACCTCAAACGCCGCATCGCCGAGACGGTCCGGGCCATCATCGACCAGAAACCCGACGTCCTGATCACCATCGACAGCCCAGATTTCTCGCTGCGTGTCGCCAAGCTGGTCAAGGCGGGGTCCGAAATTCGAACCGTGCACTACGTGGCCCCCACGGTCTGGGCCTGGCGCCCGGGCCGCGCCAAGAAGATGGCGGCGATGGTCGACCACGTCCTCGCCCTTTTCCCATTCGAGCCACCGTATATGGAAGCCGAAGGCATGGCGTGCGATTTTGTCGGCCACCCTGCCGCAACCGTTCCCCGCGCCAGCGTGGCAGAGACGGCCGCGTTTCGCGCGCGCCACGGGCTGCGGGATGCCGATCCGCTGCTCCTTGTCCTGCCGGGATCCCGGCGGGGAGAAATCAAGCGGATGGCGCCGACGTTCGGTGTGGCTCTGGGCTGGCTGGCTCGGAAACGGCCGAACATGAAGATGGTTCTGCCGGCCGCTGGTGCGGTGGCGCCGCTGGTGCGCGAGGCGGTCGCGAAGTGGCCGGTCAGTCCTCTTGTGCTGGACCCGACCGGTCAGGATCCTGACGCCGCGGCCAGCGAAAAGCGGATTGCGTTTGGCGCTGCGGATGTGGCGCTTGCGACCTCCGGCACCGTGTCACTGGAACTCGCGGCGGCGGGGACGCCGATGGTCAGCGCCTATGATCTGCACTGGCTGAGCCGCGCGATCATCAGTCGGATGGTGACGACCGATACGGGCAGCCTGATCAACCACGTTTCCGAGACGCGCGTGGTGCCCGAGGTGGTGGGCAAGGATTTTACCGTCGACAACGTGGTCGCCGCCATGGAAGGGCTGCTGGCCGATCCGTCCGCGCAGAGGGACGCGATG